One genomic window of Rhizomicrobium sp. includes the following:
- a CDS encoding phage portal protein translates to MFEFLNRRAPERKAAPLIALSLSGTARWAPRNYASLAREGVLANAIVYRCVRLIAEGAASVPFLLYDGAAELDAHPLLALLTNPNPEEDGATFFARWYSFLQCAGNAYIEAVAAGGDVKALYTLRPDRVAVVPGARGWPSAYDYTVDGRATRIARGADGFLPVLHTTLFHPLDDYYGLSPVEAAARAIEVHNAGAAWTKALLDNAARPSGALVYRGPDGASGLTDDQFARLKRELEDAYQGAGNAGRPMVLEGGLDWKSMSYSPADLDFAQSRDAAAREIALAFGVPPMLLGIPGDNTFANYREANLSLWRQTILPLVARTASALSRWLGPRFGDNLRIGYDPDAVDALAIERESVWDRLNAATFLTEDEKRAAAGYGPLPPA, encoded by the coding sequence ATGTTCGAATTCCTCAATCGCCGCGCGCCGGAACGCAAAGCCGCGCCGCTTATCGCGCTCTCGCTCTCGGGCACCGCGCGCTGGGCGCCGCGCAACTACGCTTCGCTCGCCCGCGAGGGCGTGCTCGCCAACGCCATCGTCTATCGCTGCGTCCGCCTGATCGCCGAAGGCGCCGCCTCGGTGCCGTTCCTGCTCTATGACGGCGCGGCCGAGCTCGACGCCCATCCGCTGCTCGCGCTCCTCACCAATCCCAATCCCGAGGAGGACGGCGCCACCTTCTTCGCGCGCTGGTATTCCTTCCTGCAATGCGCCGGCAACGCCTATATCGAGGCGGTCGCCGCCGGCGGCGACGTGAAGGCGCTCTACACATTGCGGCCCGACCGCGTCGCCGTCGTGCCCGGCGCGCGCGGCTGGCCGAGCGCCTATGACTACACGGTCGACGGCCGCGCCACGCGCATCGCGCGCGGCGCCGACGGTTTCCTCCCCGTGCTGCACACCACGCTGTTCCATCCGCTCGACGACTATTACGGCCTCTCGCCGGTCGAGGCCGCGGCCCGCGCCATCGAGGTGCACAATGCCGGCGCGGCCTGGACCAAGGCGCTGCTCGACAACGCGGCGCGGCCCTCCGGCGCGCTGGTCTATCGCGGCCCCGACGGGGCGAGCGGCCTCACCGACGATCAGTTCGCGCGGCTCAAGCGCGAGCTGGAAGACGCTTATCAGGGCGCCGGCAATGCCGGGCGCCCGATGGTCCTGGAAGGCGGCCTGGACTGGAAGTCCATGAGCTATTCGCCGGCCGATCTCGACTTCGCGCAGTCGCGCGATGCCGCCGCGCGCGAGATCGCGCTCGCCTTCGGCGTGCCGCCGATGCTGCTCGGCATTCCGGGCGACAACACCTTCGCGAACTACCGCGAGGCGAACTTAAGCCTGTGGCGCCAGACGATCCTGCCCCTGGTGGCGCGCACCGCCTCGGCGCTGAGTCGCTGGCTCGGCCCGCGCTTCGGCGACAATCTGCGCATCGGCTACGACCCCGACGCGGTGGACGCGCTGGCGATCGAACGCGAAAGCGTGTGGGACCGCCTGAACGCGGCGACATTCCTGACCGAGGACGAGAAACGCGCGGCGGCGGGCTATGGACCGCTGCCGCCGGCTTGA
- a CDS encoding terminase family protein — protein MPPRRPEPEPKPAPAYNATFWRRFTPDELRTALESLDDDQLAFLRDDWLVRARPEQIPPQGDWRIWLFLGGRGTGKTRSGAEWIAEGVDCGAMQRIGLIGATYNDARAVMIEGGSGLKAVSAGADFEPSLRRIKWPNGAIATVLSADEPDGIRGHQFDAIWADEFAKWSDPQEALDMALMSLRIGKDPRMAITTTPRAIAALKNLLASPDVTVTRGVTADNAANLAPGFLETMRRRYAGSRLGRQELDAEIIEDNDVALWRRVWIDLARVKTAPALGLVVVAVDPPASAGGDACGIVVAGRVENEGDGYVLADVSSDGLTPGEWARRASDAFTQFDADLVIAEANQGGDMVRAVLTEQFPDLPIRLVHATRGKKIRAMPVAALYEQGRVHHVGAFAELEDQMCQYDGTGESPDRMDALVWALSHLFPMEPRANPKVRNI, from the coding sequence GTGCCACCAAGAAGACCGGAACCCGAACCGAAACCCGCGCCCGCCTACAACGCGACGTTCTGGCGGCGGTTCACGCCGGACGAACTAAGGACGGCACTGGAGAGTCTCGATGACGATCAACTCGCATTCCTCCGGGACGACTGGCTCGTCCGGGCGCGGCCCGAACAAATCCCGCCGCAAGGCGACTGGCGAATCTGGCTGTTCCTCGGCGGACGCGGCACCGGAAAAACGCGTAGCGGCGCCGAATGGATCGCGGAAGGCGTCGATTGCGGCGCCATGCAACGCATCGGCCTCATCGGCGCCACATACAACGACGCGCGGGCGGTCATGATCGAGGGCGGCTCCGGCTTGAAGGCGGTCAGCGCGGGCGCGGATTTCGAACCCTCGCTCCGCCGCATCAAATGGCCGAACGGCGCGATCGCCACCGTGCTCAGCGCCGACGAGCCCGACGGCATCCGCGGCCACCAGTTCGACGCCATCTGGGCCGACGAATTCGCCAAATGGTCCGATCCGCAGGAGGCGCTCGACATGGCCTTGATGAGCCTTCGCATCGGCAAGGATCCGCGCATGGCGATCACCACCACGCCGCGCGCCATCGCGGCGCTGAAGAATCTCCTGGCCTCGCCCGACGTGACGGTCACCAGGGGCGTCACCGCCGACAACGCGGCCAATCTCGCGCCCGGCTTTCTCGAAACGATGCGCCGGCGCTATGCCGGCTCGCGGCTCGGCCGCCAGGAGCTCGACGCCGAGATCATCGAGGACAACGATGTCGCGCTGTGGCGCCGCGTCTGGATCGATCTGGCGCGGGTGAAGACGGCGCCGGCGCTCGGCCTTGTCGTCGTCGCGGTCGATCCGCCGGCCAGCGCCGGCGGCGACGCCTGCGGCATCGTCGTGGCGGGCCGGGTGGAAAACGAGGGCGACGGCTATGTGCTGGCCGATGTCTCGTCCGATGGCCTGACGCCCGGCGAATGGGCGCGGCGCGCGAGCGACGCCTTCACGCAATTCGACGCCGATCTGGTGATCGCCGAAGCGAACCAGGGCGGCGACATGGTGCGCGCGGTGCTCACCGAACAATTTCCCGACTTGCCGATCCGGCTGGTGCATGCGACGCGCGGCAAGAAAATCCGCGCGATGCCGGTTGCCGCGCTGTACGAGCAGGGCCGGGTGCATCACGTCGGCGCCTTCGCCGAGCTGGAGGACCAGATGTGCCAATATGACGGCACCGGCGAAAGCCCCGACCGCATGGACGCGCTGGTCTGGGCGCTGTCGCACCTGTTCCCGATGGAACCGCGCGCCAATCCGAAGGTACGGAATATCTAG